From Rhodospirillaceae bacterium, one genomic window encodes:
- a CDS encoding methyltransferase domain-containing protein, translated as MDDEYLALLVDLHKRQKRQGPGGEAETAKALALARLQKSEPLRIADIGCGTGASTLQLAHSLNAEVTAVDFLPEFIEALKDNAEAEGLSEKIKTLVCSMEQLPFSEEEYDVLWSEGAIYNMGFEKGLNEWRRFLKPGGILAVSEITWITNSRPPELQQYWQAEYPEIATASSKIGILEESGYAPIGYFVLPECCWLENYYWPLQDGFSDFLARHKDDEEAASIIEAEKKEIALYKKYKSYYSYGVYVARKLG; from the coding sequence ATGGACGACGAATACCTGGCTCTGTTGGTTGACTTGCATAAGCGTCAGAAGCGTCAAGGTCCTGGCGGGGAAGCAGAGACGGCAAAAGCGCTGGCTCTGGCCCGTCTCCAGAAGTCAGAACCTCTACGGATCGCCGATATCGGTTGCGGAACCGGGGCTTCGACATTGCAACTCGCGCACTCTCTGAATGCTGAAGTTACCGCCGTGGATTTCTTGCCGGAATTTATCGAGGCGCTTAAAGACAATGCCGAAGCGGAAGGCTTATCCGAAAAGATAAAGACGCTTGTCTGTTCAATGGAACAGCTACCCTTTAGCGAAGAGGAATATGACGTTCTTTGGTCAGAGGGAGCCATTTACAATATGGGCTTTGAAAAGGGGCTGAACGAGTGGAGGCGCTTTCTGAAACCAGGCGGAATTCTGGCGGTTTCGGAAATTACATGGATAACGAACAGCCGGCCTCCAGAATTACAACAATATTGGCAAGCCGAGTATCCGGAAATTGCAACCGCTTCCTCAAAAATCGGGATTCTTGAAGAAAGTGGATACGCGCCGATTGGCTACTTCGTGCTGCCCGAATGTTGTTGGTTGGAGAATTATTATTGGCCCCTGCAGGACGGCTTTTCCGACTTTCTCGCAAGACATAAAGATGACGAGGAAGCGGCCTCGATTATCGAGGCTGAAAAAAAAGAAATCGCCCTCTATAAGAAGTATAAATCCTATTATAGCTACGGTGTGTATGTAGCCCGGAAATTAGGCTAG
- a CDS encoding arginine kinase: MNSSLETVCSGVDVAAQIRGIRAAQPGNLMARYFDEDYFCSLNEAKRKRLYKIIRSGIENPDSQMGAYAQNCSDYEDFEPLLEPMIRDYHNISDDRLIAQEHDWATPSSGCNLEEIDSRLKDVSMRVRVGRNLAAFALPGAMTKESRLEFEALLIKAFSILMDDPDFGGEYLSLTPGSSCEIDEDTYRARIEAHQMFKDMSGDAYLNSGGISSDWPYGRGMYISGSQDFIVWVGEEDHLRIMSMKRGGDLSSLFAKLHSGLETLAKLIPDFAHSERYGYLTSCPTNLGSAMRASLHLPLPNLTEKGRNLEHVKQTASGLSLAVRGVSGEHSDAGEDGIVDISPRARLGVTESQIMQCLYDGSVALWSLENAN, translated from the coding sequence ATGAACTCTTCCCTGGAAACCGTTTGTAGCGGCGTAGACGTGGCAGCCCAGATCCGAGGCATTCGCGCCGCTCAACCGGGCAACTTAATGGCCCGGTATTTTGATGAGGATTATTTTTGTTCTCTAAACGAGGCGAAGCGTAAACGGTTGTACAAGATCATCCGATCCGGGATCGAAAACCCCGACAGTCAGATGGGGGCCTACGCCCAAAACTGTAGTGATTATGAGGATTTTGAACCTCTGCTGGAGCCGATGATACGTGACTATCACAACATTTCAGATGACCGATTAATAGCGCAGGAACATGATTGGGCTACGCCGAGCTCCGGCTGCAATCTGGAGGAAATTGATTCTCGATTGAAAGATGTTTCCATGCGGGTGAGGGTGGGAAGAAACCTTGCTGCCTTTGCCTTGCCGGGCGCAATGACAAAAGAATCGCGACTGGAATTCGAGGCCCTTTTGATAAAAGCATTTTCCATATTGATGGATGACCCCGATTTCGGCGGTGAATATCTTTCTCTCACACCCGGGTCATCCTGTGAGATCGATGAAGATACTTATCGGGCCCGGATTGAAGCCCACCAGATGTTCAAGGATATGAGCGGAGATGCGTATTTGAACTCAGGTGGGATTTCTTCCGACTGGCCTTATGGACGAGGCATGTATATCTCGGGCTCACAAGATTTTATTGTCTGGGTAGGAGAAGAGGATCATTTGCGGATCATGTCCATGAAACGGGGCGGCGATCTTTCATCTCTTTTCGCCAAATTGCATAGTGGGCTTGAGACGTTGGCTAAATTAATCCCCGACTTTGCCCATTCGGAACGCTACGGGTACTTGACCTCTTGCCCAACCAACCTTGGTTCGGCTATGCGGGCCAGCCTGCATCTTCCGCTGCCTAATCTGACGGAAAAAGGCAGAAATCTTGAGCACGTAAAACAAACGGCATCGGGCCTTAGTCTCGCTGTGCGCGGAGTCAGCGGTGAACATTCCGACGCAGGCGAAGATGGTATTGTTGATATATCCCCCCGAGCCCGGCTCGGTGTCACAGAATCACAAATTATGCAGTGCCTGTATGATGGCTCTGTAGCACTATGGTCTCTGGAAAATGCAAATTAA